Part of the Aquarana catesbeiana isolate 2022-GZ linkage group LG12, ASM4218655v1, whole genome shotgun sequence genome, gtcaagaacttgatgtcctgcagacttttccctgtcgccaagtaccacaacgtggcgacgagcctttgctcgggagtgatggcttgctgcatgcaggtgtcctgcttggtaatataagggggcagcaaagccaacaaacggtgaaaagcGGGGTCCGTCATcgtgagataattcctgaaatcatcaggattgttctcctggagcttccgcaacaaaggcatgtgcaagaattggtcacgctggagccaccaattcttcgtccatgaacttctccccgccCTGTCATggactgttcatggactgggcttgggtcaaagtaagaaccccaacaccaagcccccgcatagcacgaactctataaTGAGAACGTAACCGcagcatggcttcaaaatggtcggctggacagaacgaactaacagaacgcactgaaaatcagaaaggcctgagaagagcgacctgaaaatcagaaatgagcggacaagaattcACTGCAAATAAAAAACGTACtagaaatagcacgcactgaaaaccagatgcgaactgactgcacgcactgaaaaccagatacgaatccacaagcacaaactgaaaagtgcgaatcgtctctcaccaaacttctactaacatgagattagcagaaggagcccaaagggtggcgcactggctattgaacttccctttcctagtgccgtcgtacgtgctgtacgtcagcgcattcttggcgatcggaatttccgacaacatttgtgcgaccgtgtgtatgcaagacaagtttgagacaatatacgtcggaaataaatccagggttttgttgtcggaatgtccgatcgtgtgtacgtggcattacagttgcAGAGGGGCAGCTAGGTTTGTAGTGCTCTAATCTGTAGATTAGAAAAGGATGTTAATTATAGTCATGCTTTTAGCACTACACCCTGGAACTGAGagcattattttattttaataaattatattatattttcatATTTAATATCAGTGCATTGTGTGGTGTGTGCTGGTGATCAATTATTTATCACATTCATGTCATGTTGTTTCAGCTTCCAGGTATATTTGATGTGGAGTTTGTAAGCTCCCAGCTGAGGAACTCAGGCATGCTAGAAGCCGTGCAGTTAATGAAAGATGGCTATCCGATCCGTATCCTATTTAAAGAATTTGTGAACAGGTAAGAACCGCTCACTGTCTTATTATTTTATTTGCCAGGTATTCTGACCTTTGGACTCCTGCTAATGACATCATGTTGTCTGAGATCAGAATTTTATCTTTCAGATATGGTCATCTAGTGGAGAAAGGCATCACTTTTCCTGATGACAGAGAATGCTGCGCTGCTGTTCTCAACAAAACATTTGGTGACTCGTCATCATTATATCAGATTGGCATCTCTAAGGTAATGGAAAGTGATGCCATTTTGGTTTCAGAAGGGCCTGTAATTCTTTTGAATAGAAAGTTAGCAGACATTGCACACAGGAAAACAGCAGAGTCTTCTGGGAAACTGCACTGGCAGCTTGTCTATCCCTAGCAGAAACATGGGGGCCTGGAGAATTATGTTGTCTTAGTTATTAACATTAAGTGTAACTTTGAAAACCTAATGTATACATCAAAACATAACCCATGTTACTGCTAATCACTTATTGGTGTCACTGCTACTAAGGCCGGCTATACACGGTTCAAATCGATacaaatgggcaggctgaatataccaagttgattCTTCAATCaactagggcagtgtttctcaactccagtcctcaaggcacaccaacaggtcatgttttcaagatttccctcagatgaaacggctgtggtaattactaaggcagtgaaactgatcaaatcacctgtgcaaaatagtggtaatccagaaaacatgacctgttggtgcgccttgaggactggagttgagaaacactgaactagggtacaaccagcctgccggattctcttgcaattatcggtGGTGGCTGCTaaagccactagcgataatcattgTCTTCTCTGGTAAGGACGGCTTTCCAAGCCCCACCCcgcagggagaagacaatggcccggcaggagggatttccgCATCAACACTGTAtcaacccatggttgcagaaaagaaatttgctctgtgtatggtcgGCCTAACTGCAAAATTTGATGTAATTCAATTCATGATGACAGGGTCATTACAAATCACAGGGCCTCATAGTAAAATCTGGATAAACTAACACCACCCCTACTACTAGGTAACTCCTGTCTAATGAAATTTTGTGGCACCTgacattttgatacattttttaccCCAGGTGGCCAGTAATCATTATTGAttactaaatatatatattatatatacctcCGGTCCCATGGTGGCCTCTTTTAACCTCTTTGTTTTACATAGATTGTAAGTGGGCAGCCATACCCTTCCCTAGTGAAAGCATTCTTGTACATCGGTGGCCAGTGTAAGTTCTTCATGTACATTGGTGGAGAAGTGTCCCCTAACATTCGTGGTTAGTGGATAAATGCCCTGATTTATCAGTTATCAGTGGTAGGTAGGACATATATCGCCTTACATTTATCCATGTTTACATTGGTAAATAGTGAGAGGAAGAGTAACCCATTAAATTGGTAGTTAGTGGTAGGATGCCCCCTTTATTCATGGTCCGTAAAAGAATAGATAATCTGACAGTGTCTGTTGGCATGGTGAGTCGTCAGTCTTAACTTGCAACCCCAGTAACTAACCCCTCACCCCCACCAGGGCCCCATAGCAGGCATGTAGGCAGCTATAGCTGTTGTTAAACCAATGCCATAGAGAATCATATTGTTCTCTTGTGTGTTCATATTAATGGTCCTGATTAGTTCTCTTGTTCTCGAGTGCCCTGTACAGTAAGATAGATTATACAGATACTATGTCCTTCATTGCCAAAAGTTATTGCAGAACCCCTACTTATCCAAAGTGCAGTGAGGCTAAACAGTGGCAGAACTAAAAGAGTGTATATTATGCAGGTGTTCCTAAAGGATCAAAGCAGGGAAGTGCTAAGGAAGAAATGGGAAGAAGTCCAGAGCTTGGCAGCTCTCACTCTACAGAAAAATCTCAGAGGATTTCTTAACCGCAAAAATTTTCAGGTTTATCGGCGTAAGATCACTGTTGTTCAAGCACACATCAGGGGGCGTCAGGCCAGGTAAGTAGCCCAGGATCTTGTAATAGCTGACTCTGATTTTAAAGTAACTGATGGTCACACAGTACTTATGCCAAATATAGTGTTATTTACCAAAATATTAGGATTTTTGTACTCTAAAATCCATTTCTTgtagttcattgacagacacaggtgTTCATAGATTGTTGGGTTATAGTGCTCATATGGGAGGTGTAGGACACTGGAAAACAAAAATAGTGTCAGCCCAATATAACTCCTACTCCCAACATGCCTCGGGTTTGTGTAAAGCAGAACAAAGAGCATGATCATagacacagaggggtgggaccTGTGCATTCAATTAACtaaaagaaagggattttatggtaagtacaaaaatcctatttctgAACAGTACATTTGGGGACACAGGATGTATTTAGCTATATAGGGTTATTTATTGGGTTGTTAGACAATGGCAAACAAAACTGTAAGGACAGCTCAGTATAACCCCTCCCATTCCCTCTCCTATTCAGATTTTGCTGGTCCTTAGAGGAACTGATGTCTTTTCTCTACTCTTTTTCTGCTCTTATCAAGACATTATTTCTCCTACCAAAATTCTTCAGCTGCTGCAGAGTCACTGGGGCTAATTTTGCACCTTCCAGGTCGGCTGATACACGATATAGCTTTGGAGACCATAGTGATGAATGATCAGGCCGGTTTGTAATGTGTTCTTTGAGCACTGCACACTAAATTAGGCACTTTCCTAGACAGATCCAGGACAGTGGTGCACTTATCTGGTCGATCCCTGTCCCTGAAGATTCCTTATGGAGTATGCCCACTGGGAAGACAAAGACTGTTGAAATGAGGCATGTTCCCTGTATCCTACCTAGTTTCTTCATCTACTTGTTGGTCACAGAAGGCACTAACTCTTCCTGCTACACAGGTGCTTGTGATTCCTTTGTGGCAATCTCTCACATACATACATCAATACATCAGTATGGTGGATCATAAGCACTAGGGCAGTGGTCCCACTGGCCTTGCCAGCTTACAAACCACTAACAGTTCCAGGGTGGTTTGCAGTATTCTTTCTAAAGGACCTGACACTAATAGCTACAGCCACTTCCCCTAATTGAGTCACAGTCCACCTACAATCCCTTCAGGGACAACAACCCTCCTTTTTATCTAGGGAGGAATTATTGGCTAATATGTCTGAGTTTATGGGGAACATTTCAGCCATGTCCTCTTTTCCAGAGTCAAGCTCTAATTTCACTGTAGCTGAAGATACTTCTCCTTTCATGTTCCACTGTCAGACATTGGCCGTTTGGTTCAATGATATGTCTTGGGATCCTGGATCTATCCTAATTAAATCATCTATAATCCACAGCTGAAGCCCATGCCTGTGGCCCTGTTCTACTGTGTTGATGGGTTGGcagatatacacataatatacaaaaaaagtcTCCTTTCAGTATATATGCAGAGGAGCCTTTGGCTCAAAAGCTGGTC contains:
- the LOC141113352 gene encoding uncharacterized protein; protein product: MLEAVQLMKDGYPIRILFKEFVNRYGHLVEKGITFPDDRECCAAVLNKTFGDSSSLYQIGISKVFLKDQSREVLRKKWEEVQSLAALTLQKNLRGFLNRKNFQVYRRKITVVQAHIRGRQARHYFSYQNSSAAAESLGLILHLPGRLIHDIALETIVMNDQAGL